From a single Pedosphaera parvula Ellin514 genomic region:
- a CDS encoding NADH-quinone oxidoreductase subunit N: protein MSGFSYSYSEILKFVAPEFILSITALVVLASDLLVMREKPHRYRFRIGAALAGVGCVAAIAWLLSMNLPPHAALDGGTHSLLVGMYTDDLLVRLVKTAVLIMAIFTTILSMESNFTDHIGEYLALILLATVGMLFLISAEDLLMVFIALELTSLSLYVLTAFNKRNIQSAEAALKYFLFGGTSAAFTLFGISLVYGVSGSTRFFEIAANLSGQKLDPLLLGAIVMTVIGFGFKVAAVPFHLWAPDAYQGAPTPSAALIASGSKVASFFIFARVMMKAFEHAPGNAAWHQYAVGWMPVIAIVATCSLVVGNLAAIVQSNVKRLLAYSAIAHAGYALLGLLANTQEGMTSLIYYVITYGLTVLGAFGVVAVVEEKSGKAEISDFAGFGRREPLLAGCMLVFMLSLAGIPPLAGFFGKFYLFTAAAGAVKNLGLLWLVILAIAMSAVSLYYYLQVLKQIYVVPGDVNHQITSVPISSRIAISVLALAVVILGCAPNILVGRLVMAMEFVIR from the coding sequence GTGAGCGGTTTCAGCTACTCCTACTCCGAAATACTGAAGTTCGTCGCTCCGGAATTCATATTGAGCATCACAGCTCTGGTCGTTTTAGCGAGTGACTTACTTGTTATGCGAGAAAAGCCGCACCGATATCGGTTTAGGATCGGGGCGGCTCTGGCCGGAGTGGGCTGCGTTGCCGCAATTGCCTGGTTGCTGAGCATGAACTTGCCTCCTCATGCCGCGCTTGACGGTGGGACTCATTCGTTGTTAGTCGGAATGTATACGGATGATTTGTTGGTGCGGTTGGTGAAGACCGCCGTTTTGATCATGGCAATATTCACGACCATTCTCTCGATGGAGTCAAATTTTACCGATCACATCGGGGAATACCTTGCACTTATTCTGCTGGCCACGGTTGGAATGCTGTTTTTAATCAGTGCGGAGGACCTGTTGATGGTCTTCATTGCCTTGGAACTGACCAGTTTATCGCTTTACGTGCTGACTGCATTCAACAAACGGAACATTCAATCGGCGGAAGCGGCGCTCAAATACTTTCTGTTCGGTGGAACGTCGGCAGCTTTTACCCTCTTCGGAATAAGCCTGGTTTACGGTGTATCCGGTTCGACGCGCTTCTTCGAAATTGCAGCGAACTTATCGGGACAGAAGCTGGACCCTTTATTATTAGGGGCCATTGTCATGACCGTGATTGGCTTTGGTTTCAAGGTCGCTGCGGTGCCATTTCATCTTTGGGCACCGGATGCCTATCAGGGGGCGCCGACGCCCAGTGCGGCGTTGATTGCCTCGGGTTCGAAGGTGGCGAGTTTCTTTATCTTTGCCCGGGTGATGATGAAAGCGTTCGAGCATGCACCCGGCAACGCTGCATGGCACCAATATGCGGTTGGCTGGATGCCAGTAATTGCGATCGTGGCCACTTGCTCACTGGTGGTGGGAAACCTGGCCGCGATTGTTCAGAGCAATGTGAAACGATTGTTGGCCTATTCAGCGATTGCCCACGCAGGTTATGCGTTGTTGGGCTTGCTCGCCAATACTCAAGAGGGCATGACTTCGCTAATCTATTACGTCATCACGTATGGGCTGACGGTGCTGGGTGCTTTTGGTGTGGTGGCAGTAGTGGAAGAAAAAAGTGGGAAGGCGGAGATTTCTGATTTTGCCGGTTTTGGAAGACGCGAGCCGTTACTTGCAGGATGCATGCTGGTCTTTATGCTGTCACTGGCTGGCATTCCGCCATTGGCCGGATTCTTTGGAAAGTTCTATCTCTTCACCGCAGCGGCTGGAGCGGTGAAAAATCTTGGATTGTTATGGCTGGTGATCCTGGCGATCGCGATGAGTGCAGTATCGCTGTATTATTATCTACAAGTTTTGAAACAGATCTATGTGGTTCCTGGAGATGTGAACCATCAAATCACCTCAGTCCCCATCTCGAGTAGGATTGCCATATCTGTATTGGCATTGGCAGTCGTGATACTGGGATGCGCGCCGAATATTCTCGTGGGGCGACTGGTAATGGCAATGGAGTTCGTTATTCGCTAA